From Sinorhizobium sp. RAC02, a single genomic window includes:
- a CDS encoding serine hydrolase, whose protein sequence is MIKTFKDRHGFARADVTLANWRTAPFSRWTFQNVRDFVPTAVIAADVVTAEQPLASDAFFDAAMETGLAGTSTARAFLEFAHTDAFVLMRKGEIVAEYYPPHADPNAPHLVFSISKSLTAVVSGILEADGLLDPDRPVTDYLPEAKGSVYGDCTYRDVLDMRVSLDFEEAYLDPYGAFARYRRSMLWNPPMVGAEPETLASFLLTLQKAERPHGGPFYYASPNADLLGVIIERATGARFADLTSDLLWKPMGAKGNADITVDSIGTPRTAGGVSMTARDLARLGELLRNDGARDGRQIVPAAWIRDMQENGDKQAWQQGRNVDLPNGRYRSQWYQSGEADGAFAAIGIHGQWLYVDPSTETVIVKLSSQPDPLGDEENQDLFTFFRALCRRSI, encoded by the coding sequence ATGATCAAGACCTTCAAGGACAGGCACGGGTTTGCTCGCGCCGATGTTACGCTCGCCAATTGGCGCACCGCCCCTTTCAGCCGCTGGACCTTTCAGAATGTTCGCGACTTCGTGCCGACTGCGGTGATCGCAGCGGACGTCGTGACCGCCGAGCAGCCGCTCGCCAGCGACGCCTTTTTCGATGCGGCGATGGAAACGGGCCTTGCCGGCACGTCCACCGCCCGCGCCTTCCTCGAATTTGCCCATACGGACGCCTTCGTACTGATGCGCAAGGGCGAGATCGTTGCGGAATACTACCCGCCGCATGCCGATCCCAACGCGCCGCACCTCGTCTTCTCGATTTCCAAGTCGCTGACGGCCGTGGTCTCCGGTATTCTGGAGGCGGATGGTCTGCTCGATCCCGACCGGCCGGTGACGGACTACCTGCCGGAAGCCAAGGGCAGCGTCTACGGCGACTGCACCTATCGCGACGTGCTCGATATGCGCGTCAGCCTCGATTTCGAGGAAGCTTATCTCGATCCCTACGGCGCCTTCGCGCGCTATCGCCGCTCGATGCTCTGGAACCCGCCGATGGTGGGCGCCGAGCCGGAAACGCTGGCCTCTTTCCTGCTGACACTGCAGAAGGCCGAGCGTCCGCATGGCGGGCCGTTCTATTATGCCTCGCCGAACGCTGATCTGCTCGGCGTCATCATCGAGCGGGCGACGGGCGCCCGTTTCGCCGACCTCACCTCCGATCTCCTCTGGAAACCGATGGGTGCGAAGGGCAACGCCGATATTACGGTCGATTCGATCGGCACGCCGCGCACCGCCGGCGGCGTCTCCATGACCGCCCGCGATCTAGCCCGTCTGGGTGAACTGCTGCGCAATGACGGCGCCCGGGATGGCCGACAGATCGTGCCCGCCGCGTGGATCCGCGACATGCAGGAGAATGGCGACAAGCAAGCCTGGCAGCAGGGCCGTAATGTCGACCTGCCGAACGGACGCTATCGCAGCCAATGGTATCAATCCGGCGAAGCGGACGGCGCCTTTGCCGCAATCGGCATTCACGGCCAGTGGCTTTATGTCGATCCGAGCACCGAGACGGTCATCGTCAAGCTCTCGTCCCAGCCGGATCCGCTGGGCGACGAGGAGAACCAGGACCTGTTCACCTTCTTCCGGGCGCTCTGCCGCCGGTC